The following are from one region of the Quercus robur chromosome 1, dhQueRobu3.1, whole genome shotgun sequence genome:
- the LOC126723017 gene encoding uncharacterized protein LOC126723017: MDSQRSPLLNLVYYCQGKTMEELRHTLLYTTLELEQTKLAVQEELRKRDDQLLHLKDLLDKTIREKDEAQEKCQKLFLEKLLFQQHQYQHQQQAAPLSGISSIEDEPRRGIDSNNGFSSSDCEESIVSSPIVDPIPPPQLPPPSQSSLELVPEKPLPEKGKLLQAVMKAGPLLQTLLLAGPLPQWRHPPPPLETFEIPPVTIPSATAPPPPTPPPPPPQLLHQDSLFNINGCNTLTNCGRVNRKRVLYEGSDSPTETKYQRLVLH; encoded by the exons ATGGACAGCCAGCGTAGTCCTCTTCTCAACTTGGTTTACTACTGCCAAGGGAAG ACCATGGAAGAGCTAAGACATACCCTTTTGTACACTACTCTGGAGCTTGAACAAACGAAGTTGGCAGTTCAAGAGGAGCTTAGAAAGAGAGATGATCAATTACTTCATCTCAAAGATCTGCTTGACAAAACCATCAGAGAAAAAGATGAAGCGCAAGAGAAATGTCAAAAACTCTTCCTTGAGAAGCTTTTATTCCAACAACACCAATACCAACACCAACAACAGGCAGCTCCTCTCTCAGGAATTTCCAGCATTGAAGATGAACCCAGAAGAGGAATTGACTCCAACAATGGCTTCTCATCCTCAGATTGTGAGGAAAGCATTGTTTCCTCTCCAATTGTTGACCCAATTCCACCACCCCAATTGCCTCCTCCATCACAATCATCACTAGAGCTAGTGCCTGAGAAGCCATTACCTGAAAAAGGTAAGCTTTTACAGGCAGTGATGAAAGCTGGTCCACTTCTTCAAACTCTACTTCTAGCTGGACCACTTCCTCAGTGGAgacacccaccaccaccacttgaAACCTTTGAAATTCCTCCTGTCACCATTCCTTCAGCaacagcaccaccaccaccaacaccaccaccacctccaccacaacTCCTCCACCAAGACTCTTTGTTCAACATTAATGGTTGCAACACTCTCACCAACTGTGGAAGAGTCAATAGAAAAAGGGTTCTTTATGAAGGCTCTGATTCCCCTACAGAGACCAAATACCAAAGGCTTGTTCTGCACTGA